Within Chlorogloeopsis sp. ULAP01, the genomic segment AAAAAACTTATTATGCTTGGGCTTGGGATGAAAGTCAGTGCAATTTCTAGCTTCTTCAGTCAAAACAAGAGAAGGTTGTACTGCACATTGAAGGTGATAATTATGTGAAAAATATTGACAGCTTCTACAGGGGTGCTGATGTGATGGATTTAATGAAAAGAAAAACTTATTATCTTCTCCTAATTCGTCTCTTAATGTCTTCATTTTGGATAAAATCGTCAAAAATCCTGTCCACATCAGGATAAAGCCAATAACAGCCCCACTAGCGAAAACACCTGTTTCAGGCATATTGGCTCCATCGATTCTGATCTCATCTGCTTTGATCTCACTTTGAATAGCTTGATTAAAATTTGTCTCAGATGCTAGATCTGGTATGAGTCTTTTCTCAAAATCCATATCGGTCACCATTTGAAGTATTTAGTTCTAGCATTACCAGCTTATTTAATGGTTTTTGTGGCGTTGGCATATTCACAATGCCAGAAATCACACTCTTAATAGAGAGTGTTTTCTTCAACATTGACTAATTAATAAAACTGTTACTATTAGGTGTAGCAAAAGTAAGATTATGATATCTCTGTCAAGAGTTTTGCTTGTAACTAATAGCTTTATGCCATAAGGAATAAGAGCAAATTATTTTGAGCGCCTATAGTTTAATATGGTTCAGCTAAACGTAGCTGTCGCTCGCAAGGGTGCAGATAAACGAATGATGCTTAATAGCTTTGGCGCTAACTATGCATATCCGCCGCATTATCACATTTACTTTGATAGCAGTTACTTGTGTCTTTCTAATTTGGATTTTCACTCCCGCAAGTATCATACCTCCTGCTCGCCCGACTGCGGCGCTTACAGTTCATGTCCTCGATCTTGGCTTGCATCCAGAACTAGTTTTACCTGATAATAACGGCGAACTAATTGTGTATGCCTACGGTGATTGGAATTATTTTGCTCTCAATAACCAAGGATTCACCGATGGCTTGGCAGCACTTTTGATCCCAACTCAAGGTACACTCGGACGGCAAAAGTATAGCAATATTGAGCAATTGCAGCAGACAGTTAAGGAAAAAGATTTAACTCTACTCAGTTTCAAAGTGGCAAAAGCCAAAGCCTTACAATTATCACAAACTTTAGATCAACGTTTCAATCGCAACATCAACACGCACATTGAAAATCCCCAAACCGGACTAACTTTAGTCAAAGACGAGCAAGAATACACCATGTTACATAATAGCAACCACGAACTGGTAGAGTGGCTAGAACAGTTGGACTGTCAAGTCGAGGGTTTCGTAATGTGGTCTAATTTTCAGGTAAAGTACCGAGATTAGATTTTCAGTGCTTCTGATGCAGCGTTTATATGTTTTCTTCACCAATATTCTGAATAATTAATATACTAAGTTGGTAACCGTAACTCTTATGGAAATGACGATGGCTGATACCATTACCACCCCTAACCAGCGCATATTTGATATTGAACAATTGGTACGGTTTTCGCCAAAGAAAGCTGCCGTCACAGAAATAGCGGTCACCCCATATTCTAGCATTGCTGTCTGGGGTGTACGTCCCGGTCAAGAAGTGCCTGCACATACTCACCCCGATGGACAAGATACCTGGATTGTGGTAAGGGGAGAATTAACCTACTATCTCGGCAACGGACAAAAGAAAATTATTTCCGCAGGACAAATTGATGTTGCTGAACCATCGCAGGTTCACGGAGCAGTCAATGAGGGATTAGAAGACGTGGTGTTTCTCTCTATCTATTCTGCTCCAAGTCTCAAGGTTGTTCCCGCGTCTCCATAGTTTGATTAGAATCCCCAGTGAGTTAGTGACGAGACTCTGGAAACGGGCAATACAATCTATTGTTTGAGCAAAAGTGGGTGAGGGAAAAGCGTCGAAAGAAGAATCACTCTTAGGAAGCCCAGATATGTCATCGCTGGTCGCTCTGGGTGCCAACTTTGAGACAATCAAGAAAATAAGATTTCCCTAATACTAATTCGCTTGCGATATTTTAGCTTGGGCAATACGCCGTTTCATTTGCTGATTGTAAACAAATGCAATAATTCCAGAAATAAGCACATAAGAAATGATGGCTGGCTTAATTTCTTCTGCATTAAAGTTAAATGCAGCAATCAACAAAGCTAAACTTGAATTACGACTGGCGTTAGAAATTGCCAACGCTGTTTGTGTTTCTGGCGTAGAATCGCCTAGTATGTAACCGATCAATAAGGAGGCGGCTGCCACAAGTGCGATCGCGCTGATCGAAACAATTCCCAAGCTCAGAACAACACCCAAGCTTCTAACCAGGATCAAAATTGTCAAAACCAAGAACATAATGTTAGCAATTTCAGTTATGGGTTTTGCAATATCATCTGCAAGTTCGGGAATGCCTTTGCGAATTGCCAAACCAATTACCAGTGGAATCAACTGCACCATTAAAAGTTGCTTGAAGATTTCCTGAGGTGCTACAGAAGCATCACGGTGATAAATCCTGCTCAGAATCGTCACAAGCAAGGGAGTCAATACGACTGCAACTATGGAAACCGTTTCCTGGAAGCTTGCTGCAAAGGTAGCATCCCAACCCATTTTGGAAATCTTACGATACACTAAAGTTGCTCCTGGCGCACATCCCATCAAAATAATGCCAAGGCTAACGGCAGCAGGAGGCTTAAGCACTGCCACAACTATTATGGCTGCAATGGGAACCAGCACAAATGCTGCCAAGAAAGAGCGAATCAGCATTTTTGGTTGACGCCAAAGATATGTAATTTGCTCGAACGCCAAGTTTAGTCCCATTCCTAACATTAGCGAAAATACTGTGACCTTAATGTAGTTAGAAATAAGTGTTGCAATTGTGTTTGCCATAGAACTTATCTCCTTGAGCAGTGGTGCATCAGCAAAGCTTGTAGGTATTGGTAATCAAGTTATGCCAAGTTTCGGGAGTGATCGTGAAGCCCGCCCTCCTGTCAGCAGAATTTTATAGATTCGGCATTAAGAAATTGAGTTTGTAGAACATTAAAGTAAGAAATTTATAAGAGTAGTTTGTAAAAGTTACTTAATGGTAAATATATCAACGCAGAGCAGAATTTCAAGCAATAAATTTTGAAGCCAATTGATTAATTTCTTATTTTTAGGCTACAAAGTTCTTATTTTTAGACTGTATCCTTACGGTAATTATTTGGCTGTTAATTTACAAACTGCTCGTCTTGCCTTCCTATTGATGATTGGCGATCGCTCAAATATCCTCAACCTTTAATACGAAGACACCAATTTTATATCTAGCTATCCACGTATTCTAATTGTGGCAGTAACTCAAACAAGTTTCTTCGCTAGAACCAACAGGTAGAAATTCGCGGCCAGTTTTAGGTGACAACTGCTACAACACAGGAGCAACTTTGTCTCAAGTGTAAGGAGTGTGAGGACAGATGTTCAATCATCAATGGAAGTTGTGGGAGTCGAGAAAACTCCAACAAGAGTTTGCGCCAGAACTTGCAATGCGATCGCGTAGCATTGATAGCTTAGAAGCTAAAGCTGCGCTATTAGCCCTGATGTGAATAGATTCAGGGCTTAAATAGCGAAAATCCTAACACACAAAATATTAGCAGACAAAATCATGACTAATTCTAATGATCACCTACAACGTCAAGTCCTACCGATTCCCGACATTCAACCGATTGGACTCACCAGCTTCGACGCAAAAGACCCCAACACCCAATATCCCCCCATTGTCCCCCTACGTCCTCCTACGGGTGCACCTAATGTGCTAGTGATCTTACTCGATGATGTGGGGTTTGGCGCTTCTTCTGCCTTTGGCGGCCCCATTCATACACCGAGCGCCGAAAGATTAGCCAAAAACGGACTGAAATATAATCGCTTTCATACCACGGCCCTTTGCTCTCCCACTCGCGCTGCTCTTCTGACTGGACGCAACCATCATTCCGTTGGCTTTGGCGCGATCACCGAGATGGCCACTTCTGCCCCCGGTAATAACTCTCTGCGTCCCAATACCTGCGCTCCTCTAGCGGAAATTCTCAAGCTCAATGGCTACTCTACCGCTCAATTGGGCAAGTGTCATGAAGTTCCCGTGTGGGAAACGAGTCCGATGGGCCCATTCACTAGCTGGCCTACAGGTGGCGGTGGTTTTGAATATTTTTACGGATTTATCGGCGGCGAAACCAATCAGTATTACCCTGCACTATACGAGGGAACGACTCCCATTGAACCCGATAAAACCCCAGAAGAAGGCTACCATTTTACCTCAGACATGACCCGTAAGGCGACTAGCTGGGTACGCCAGCAAAAATCCCTCATGCCCGATAAACCGTTCTTCATGTACTTTGCTCCTGGTGCCACCCACGCCCCTCATCATGTCCCCAAAGAATGGGCGGATAAGTACAAAGGACAGTTTGATCAAGGCTGGGATCGGATACGAGAGGAAACCCTCGCCCGTCAAAAACAACTAGGAATCGTTCCCCCCGATACGGAATTAACGCCTCGTAGTGAAGGGATTCCCGCTTGGGATGAAGTACCAGAGGCGATGAAACCGATTTTAGCTCGTCAGATGGAAGTTTATGCGGGCTTCTTGGAACACACCGACTATCATGTTGGTTTGTTGATTGATGCCCTAGCGGACTTGGAAATCCTCCAGAATACTCTGATCTATTACATTATTGGCGATAACGGAGCCTCTGCTGAAGGATCGCTCCAAGGCACGTTTAACGAAATGGTGACGCTTCAGGGGTTTGCCCATTTAGAAACCGCAGATTTCTTGATGGAACGCATCGAGCAATTTGGCGGGTCTGAAGCCTACAATCATTATGCGGTGGGTTGGGCGCATGCCATGTGTACCCCCTATCAGTGGACGAAACAAGTTGCTTCCCACTTTGGCGGCACCCGCAACGGCACGATTGTTCACTGGCCTGCTGGCATTCAAGCTCAAGGGGAAATTCGTTCCCAGTTCCACCATGTGATTGATATTGCCAAAACCGTTTTAGAAGTGAGCAATTTACCAGAACCCACCTTTGTCAATGGCGTACAACAAAAGCCGCTAGAAGGGGTAAGCATGGCTTACTCTTTTAATGAGGCTACTGCCCCAGATCGCCATGAGACCCAATACTTCGAGATGCTTGGCAATCGGGGTATCTATCATCAAGGATGGACAGCTGTGACGAAACACCGTACTCCTTGGGTAATCGGCATGATGCAACTTCCGGCCTTTGATGACGATCGCTGGGAACTATACGATACGACCAAAGACTGGAGTCAAGCAAGGGATCTATCCCAGGAATATCCCGATAAGCTTAAGGAATTACAGCGATTGTGGTTAATCGAGGCGGTCAAATATAATGTGATTCCCCTTGATGACCGCTTTGCCGAACGATCTAACCCCACGCTTGCGGGTCGTCCGCAATTGGTGAAAGGAAAGCGTCAACTGCTGTTTGGTGGCATGGGACGATTAACAGAAAACTCGATTGTTGATTACAAAAATAACTCTTTCGCTATCACGGCTGAGTTAAATCTCCCTGAATCAAAAGCGGAAGGTGTAATTGTTGCTGTCGGTGGCATTATTGGTGGTTGGAGTCTTTATGCCAAGCAGGGCAAGCTGAAATACTGCTACAACTTCTTTGGCTTAAATCATTACTACGTAGAAGGGGGAGATACACTTCCTTCAGGGAAACATCAAGTTCGCGTAGAATTTGCCTACGATGGGGGTGGTTTAGGCAAAGGTGGAGATGTCGCTCTGTTTTTAGACGGTCAAAAAATTGGAGCAGGACGAGTAGAACAGACCGAACCCTTTGTTTTCTCGGCGGACGAAACCCTAGATATCGGCTTTGAGTCAAGCTCTCCAGTCACCAAGGACTACAGCGCCAATAAGTTCAATGGTGAGGTGAATTGGGTGGAGATTGACGTAGGTAAAGATGCCCAGGATGCTGATAACTTTATCTCACTAGAAGAACGACTGCGAATTGCGATCGCATTGCAATAGATTCAGGTTAAAGGCGAAAGAAAGCCTACTCACATAGACAAGCTTGAGTGTTTAGCGACGCACACTCAGCAGATCGATAATTGAGTTGCGATCGCTCTGAAACAGAGAAGCGTAATCGTTCTTTGGGTGGAGCGATCGCCTACACACATACTACAGATGAAAACGACGAAGCCCCCAATAACTAACAAGATAGAAGCACCTCCAGGTATGGTTTGGATTCCACCGGGCAAGTTCACTATGGGTACCGATGACCAGATGAGCTTTCCTAACGAGCGACCAGCTCGTCGTGTACGCGTAGATGGATTCTGGATGGACATATACGATGTCACCAACGCACAGTTCCGCTGCTTTGTTGAGGCAACCGGCTATGTTACCACAGCAGAACGCGCACCGGATTGGGAAGAAATTAAAAAGCAAGTCCCGCCTGGCACGCCCAAACCTGATGACAGTATGCTGGTACCAGGTTCCCTCGTCTTCACTCCTACACCTCGTCCGGTACCGCTCCACGATCTGTCCGCTTGGTGGCGGTGGACACCAGGTGCATCCTGGTATCAGCCTGAAGGCTCCGGTAGCACCATCGACGGTAGAGAAAATTATCCCGTCGTGCAAGTCTCGTGGGAAGATGCTGTAGCCTATGCCGAGTGGGCGGGCAAGCGTTTGCCTACAGAAGCCGAGTGGGAACGTGCTGCACGAGGTGGTTTAGAGGGTAAGCAATTTATTTGGGGAGATGAGTTCTGCCCTGATGGCAAGCATATGGCCAACACCTGGCAAGGAACATT encodes:
- a CDS encoding arylsulfatase; the protein is MTNSNDHLQRQVLPIPDIQPIGLTSFDAKDPNTQYPPIVPLRPPTGAPNVLVILLDDVGFGASSAFGGPIHTPSAERLAKNGLKYNRFHTTALCSPTRAALLTGRNHHSVGFGAITEMATSAPGNNSLRPNTCAPLAEILKLNGYSTAQLGKCHEVPVWETSPMGPFTSWPTGGGGFEYFYGFIGGETNQYYPALYEGTTPIEPDKTPEEGYHFTSDMTRKATSWVRQQKSLMPDKPFFMYFAPGATHAPHHVPKEWADKYKGQFDQGWDRIREETLARQKQLGIVPPDTELTPRSEGIPAWDEVPEAMKPILARQMEVYAGFLEHTDYHVGLLIDALADLEILQNTLIYYIIGDNGASAEGSLQGTFNEMVTLQGFAHLETADFLMERIEQFGGSEAYNHYAVGWAHAMCTPYQWTKQVASHFGGTRNGTIVHWPAGIQAQGEIRSQFHHVIDIAKTVLEVSNLPEPTFVNGVQQKPLEGVSMAYSFNEATAPDRHETQYFEMLGNRGIYHQGWTAVTKHRTPWVIGMMQLPAFDDDRWELYDTTKDWSQARDLSQEYPDKLKELQRLWLIEAVKYNVIPLDDRFAERSNPTLAGRPQLVKGKRQLLFGGMGRLTENSIVDYKNNSFAITAELNLPESKAEGVIVAVGGIIGGWSLYAKQGKLKYCYNFFGLNHYYVEGGDTLPSGKHQVRVEFAYDGGGLGKGGDVALFLDGQKIGAGRVEQTEPFVFSADETLDIGFESSSPVTKDYSANKFNGEVNWVEIDVGKDAQDADNFISLEERLRIAIALQ
- a CDS encoding cupin domain-containing protein codes for the protein MADTITTPNQRIFDIEQLVRFSPKKAAVTEIAVTPYSSIAVWGVRPGQEVPAHTHPDGQDTWIVVRGELTYYLGNGQKKIISAGQIDVAEPSQVHGAVNEGLEDVVFLSIYSAPSLKVVPASP
- a CDS encoding DUF2459 domain-containing protein, producing MHIRRIITFTLIAVTCVFLIWIFTPASIIPPARPTAALTVHVLDLGLHPELVLPDNNGELIVYAYGDWNYFALNNQGFTDGLAALLIPTQGTLGRQKYSNIEQLQQTVKEKDLTLLSFKVAKAKALQLSQTLDQRFNRNINTHIENPQTGLTLVKDEQEYTMLHNSNHELVEWLEQLDCQVEGFVMWSNFQVKYRD
- a CDS encoding bile acid:sodium symporter; its protein translation is MANTIATLISNYIKVTVFSLMLGMGLNLAFEQITYLWRQPKMLIRSFLAAFVLVPIAAIIVVAVLKPPAAVSLGIILMGCAPGATLVYRKISKMGWDATFAASFQETVSIVAVVLTPLLVTILSRIYHRDASVAPQEIFKQLLMVQLIPLVIGLAIRKGIPELADDIAKPITEIANIMFLVLTILILVRSLGVVLSLGIVSISAIALVAAASLLIGYILGDSTPETQTALAISNASRNSSLALLIAAFNFNAEEIKPAIISYVLISGIIAFVYNQQMKRRIAQAKISQAN
- a CDS encoding formylglycine-generating enzyme family protein; amino-acid sequence: MKTTKPPITNKIEAPPGMVWIPPGKFTMGTDDQMSFPNERPARRVRVDGFWMDIYDVTNAQFRCFVEATGYVTTAERAPDWEEIKKQVPPGTPKPDDSMLVPGSLVFTPTPRPVPLHDLSAWWRWTPGASWYQPEGSGSTIDGRENYPVVQVSWEDAVAYAEWAGKRLPTEAEWERAARGGLEGKQFIWGDEFCPDGKHMANTWQGTFPVKDTAEDGFAGTSPVGSFPPNDYGLYDMAGNVWQWCSDWYRSDAHQSIRSCCPNPTGPNKSFDPCDPYTPKRVVKGGSFLCSPAYCDSYRPSARRGTPPDTGTSHTGFRCVISAQAWKKTRYHRR